The Diaphorobacter ruginosibacter genome contains a region encoding:
- a CDS encoding GlsB/YeaQ/YmgE family stress response membrane protein produces the protein MMSILGTIFVGLIVGFIARAIKPGDDKMGWIMTCLLGVAGSFLATYIGVAMNWYQQGEAAGWIASVIGAIVLLVIYGLVRRKA, from the coding sequence ATGATGAGCATTCTTGGTACTATCTTCGTAGGTCTCATTGTTGGTTTCATCGCTCGTGCAATCAAGCCGGGCGACGACAAGATGGGCTGGATCATGACCTGCCTGCTGGGCGTGGCGGGTTCCTTCCTGGCTACCTACATCGGCGTGGCGATGAACTGGTATCAACAAGGCGAAGCCGCTGGCTGGATCGCCTCCGTCATCGGCGCCATCGTGCTGCTGGTGATCTACGGCCTGGTGCGCCGCAAGGCCTGA
- a CDS encoding isochorismatase family protein, translating to MLLDESESQLVLVDYQERLMPVIFEGAMVVENARRLARVAQMIDVPVWGTEQNPSRLGANDAALRELCRKTLSKMHFSAVEEGLGEWLRPPAKPQQGGNARSLPKHLQKPQQQAPERNTIVIAGCEAHVCLLQTALDLLEEEFEVWVVTDACSSRTERNRDAAFDRLAGAGAELVTTEMVVFEWLRTCEHPDFKDMLALVK from the coding sequence ATGCTGCTCGACGAATCCGAATCCCAATTGGTGCTGGTGGACTACCAGGAACGCCTGATGCCTGTCATCTTCGAAGGGGCGATGGTGGTCGAGAACGCGCGTCGCCTGGCGCGTGTGGCCCAGATGATCGATGTTCCGGTCTGGGGAACGGAGCAGAACCCCTCGCGCCTGGGAGCCAACGACGCCGCGCTGCGCGAGCTGTGCCGCAAGACGCTGTCGAAGATGCACTTCAGCGCCGTCGAGGAAGGCCTTGGTGAGTGGCTGCGTCCGCCAGCCAAGCCGCAGCAAGGCGGCAATGCGCGCAGCCTGCCCAAGCACCTGCAGAAGCCTCAGCAACAGGCCCCTGAGCGCAACACCATCGTGATTGCCGGCTGCGAGGCACATGTGTGCCTGCTGCAGACGGCTCTCGACCTGCTGGAGGAGGAATTCGAGGTCTGGGTCGTGACCGATGCCTGCAGCTCGCGTACCGAACGCAATCGCGATGCGGCGTTCGACCGCCTCGCAGGTGCCGGCGCAGAACTGGTGACCACGGAGATGGTGGTGTTCGAGTGGCTTCGCACCTGCGAACACCCCGACTTCAAGGACATGCTGGCGCTGGTCAAGTAA
- a CDS encoding bifunctional diguanylate cyclase/phosphodiesterase, which produces MPNEFFVTGLILVTLIIGAVLWLRRLLLGNAERRSMAEAMRLSEAKYTTFYLTLPDPAGIVRMHDGLCMDANPALGRLLNMAPADIVGRTGEALGLAIDPEDLQRFTQALRNDEQLHGMPMVLRHHGRAIPGLLSARDAHIAGEKCMVFVYHDMTQAHAIRDSLSTSNQLLQQASRLARLGAWEGEPRQGVTYWSDVTCEIHGMPHGALPPRDYIDRFVAPEWRSEVRRQSNADHGRDKVWDMEFEIIRTDGRRIWVRVLGEAVFQGDRLVKVRGVLQDVDNLHRASERMLASQARFEHIFRMLPIPLSFIDQEKGRFVDVNPAWEAVLGYRKEECIGRSLVDLGIYSAQTREHLVQQARTAGQLVGYENELRTRHGDVLTMLQSMSPIEIDGRPCWLLSVLDITERKRQEHRVREREALLSLTLSAAAIGLWDWNLLTGKVRGDARWHTLQGGPSGALHEQDWQDGMSPQQVAQVDSALQLHLMNTSVPFDCTWRIAPATGPIRWMRNVGKVVAFSAEGQPQRMLGVSMDVTLQHEQQELLHHMTHYDALTGLPNRVLLQQRLREAVREADRAENAHLALAYIDLDALKAINDRLGHHTGDRLLVQVAGRLQRALQQPADCVARLAGDEFAVLLGQLSDREGCEHRLRALMDVVCAPYELDGERMDLTASVGYTLFPEDSADTDTLLRHASQAMYVAKQAGGNRLRAFDSVQESARQNLVEQRARFDAALNDGELALYLQPKVNMRTGTVVGAEALVRWVHPDKGLLLPGEFLPAIDGTETAVAFSEWVLDSALSHIDSLRRQGLEIQVSINIHADQLRHRGFAEWVLAHLGRHPGVRPNQLDLEITENAALYDVNYVAGELAQLRAIGVSVSLDDFGTGYSSLAYLRRLPIDQLKLDQSYVLGMMQNSADQAIVQGVIGLARSFGYRIVAEGVESVEQGILLAHMGCLIAQGHGIAAPMPAERFAAWAAAWRAPADWMESARRLPDAVPLI; this is translated from the coding sequence ATGCCCAACGAATTCTTTGTCACGGGATTGATTCTGGTGACGTTGATCATTGGTGCGGTGCTGTGGCTGCGCAGGCTGCTTCTCGGCAACGCCGAGCGCCGCTCGATGGCCGAGGCCATGCGGCTCTCCGAGGCAAAGTACACCACCTTCTATCTGACGCTGCCCGACCCGGCAGGGATCGTCCGCATGCACGACGGGCTTTGCATGGACGCCAACCCGGCCCTCGGCCGCCTGCTGAACATGGCTCCCGCGGACATCGTGGGCCGCACGGGAGAAGCGCTCGGGCTGGCCATCGATCCGGAGGACCTCCAGCGCTTCACGCAGGCGCTGCGGAACGACGAACAACTGCACGGCATGCCGATGGTGCTCAGGCACCACGGCCGCGCCATTCCCGGCCTGCTGTCGGCGCGCGATGCCCATATCGCCGGGGAAAAGTGCATGGTGTTCGTCTACCACGACATGACCCAGGCCCATGCCATCCGCGACAGCCTGAGCACCTCCAACCAGCTTCTGCAACAGGCCAGCCGGCTGGCGCGCCTGGGCGCCTGGGAAGGCGAGCCCCGCCAGGGCGTCACCTACTGGTCGGATGTGACCTGCGAGATCCACGGCATGCCGCACGGCGCGCTGCCGCCGCGGGACTACATCGATCGCTTTGTCGCACCCGAATGGCGTTCGGAGGTGCGAAGGCAAAGCAACGCGGACCACGGCAGGGACAAGGTCTGGGACATGGAGTTCGAGATCATCCGCACCGATGGCCGCCGGATATGGGTTCGGGTGCTGGGCGAGGCCGTTTTCCAGGGAGACCGGCTGGTGAAGGTGCGCGGCGTACTGCAGGACGTGGACAACCTGCACAGGGCGTCGGAGCGGATGCTGGCTTCGCAGGCACGCTTCGAGCACATCTTCCGGATGCTGCCGATCCCCTTGAGCTTCATCGACCAGGAGAAGGGGCGATTTGTCGACGTCAATCCTGCCTGGGAAGCAGTGCTCGGCTACCGCAAGGAGGAATGCATCGGGCGTTCGCTCGTGGATCTCGGCATCTACAGCGCGCAGACACGCGAGCACCTGGTGCAGCAGGCGCGCACTGCCGGCCAACTGGTGGGATACGAGAACGAATTGCGCACGCGCCATGGCGACGTGCTCACCATGCTCCAGTCCATGAGCCCCATCGAAATCGATGGGCGGCCCTGCTGGCTGCTGTCGGTGCTGGACATCACCGAGCGCAAGCGCCAGGAGCACAGGGTTCGCGAGCGGGAGGCCCTGCTCTCGCTGACGCTCTCGGCGGCCGCCATCGGTCTGTGGGATTGGAACCTCCTCACGGGAAAGGTGCGCGGCGATGCACGATGGCATACCCTGCAGGGTGGCCCATCCGGTGCATTGCATGAGCAGGACTGGCAGGATGGCATGAGCCCTCAGCAGGTTGCGCAGGTCGATAGCGCACTGCAGCTGCATCTCATGAACACCTCCGTCCCCTTCGACTGCACCTGGCGGATCGCGCCTGCCACTGGCCCCATCCGGTGGATGCGCAATGTCGGCAAGGTGGTCGCCTTCTCGGCGGAAGGGCAACCGCAACGCATGCTGGGCGTGTCGATGGATGTGACGCTGCAGCATGAACAGCAGGAGTTGCTGCACCACATGACGCACTATGACGCGCTCACCGGGCTGCCCAATCGCGTGCTGCTGCAGCAGCGCCTGCGAGAAGCGGTGCGCGAGGCCGACCGCGCGGAAAATGCACATCTGGCATTGGCATACATCGATCTCGACGCGCTCAAGGCCATCAACGACCGGCTGGGCCATCACACGGGCGACCGCCTGCTCGTGCAGGTCGCGGGCCGATTGCAGCGTGCGCTGCAGCAACCCGCCGATTGCGTTGCACGCCTCGCGGGGGACGAGTTCGCCGTGCTGCTGGGCCAGCTGAGCGACCGAGAAGGATGCGAGCACCGGCTGCGCGCGCTGATGGACGTGGTCTGCGCCCCGTATGAGCTGGACGGCGAGCGCATGGACCTCACGGCCAGCGTTGGCTACACCCTTTTCCCGGAGGACTCCGCCGATACGGACACGCTGCTGCGCCATGCCAGCCAGGCGATGTACGTGGCAAAGCAGGCCGGCGGCAATCGCCTTCGGGCCTTCGACTCGGTGCAAGAGAGCGCACGCCAGAACCTGGTGGAGCAACGTGCGCGCTTCGATGCGGCACTCAACGACGGAGAGCTGGCCCTCTATCTGCAGCCCAAGGTCAACATGCGCACGGGCACCGTCGTGGGCGCGGAAGCTCTGGTCCGCTGGGTACATCCCGACAAGGGGCTGCTGCTGCCCGGGGAGTTCCTCCCTGCGATCGACGGCACTGAAACCGCAGTGGCATTCTCCGAGTGGGTGCTTGATTCTGCGCTGTCCCATATCGACAGCCTGCGGCGGCAGGGTCTCGAGATCCAGGTCAGCATCAACATCCACGCGGACCAGCTGCGCCATCGCGGGTTCGCGGAATGGGTGCTGGCCCATCTGGGGCGCCACCCCGGCGTGCGCCCGAACCAGCTCGACCTGGAGATCACGGAAAACGCCGCGCTGTACGACGTGAACTACGTGGCGGGCGAGCTTGCGCAGTTGCGTGCCATCGGCGTTTCGGTGTCGCTGGACGATTTCGGGACGGGCTACTCGTCTCTCGCCTATCTGCGCCGCCTGCCGATCGACCAACTCAAGCTGGACCAGAGCTACGTGCTCGGCATGATGCAGAACTCTGCCGATCAGGCCATCGTGCAGGGGGTGATCGGACTGGCGCGTTCGTTCGGCTACCGCATCGTCGCAGAGGGCGTGGAGTCGGTGGAGCAAGGCATCCTCCTCGCGCACATGGGCTGCCTCATCGCCCAGGGCCACGGGATTGCCGCCCCCATGCCCGCCGAGCGGTTTGCCGCGTGGGCCGCCGCATGGAGAGCCCCCGCCGACTGGATGGAATCGGCCCGACGCCTCCCGGACGCCGTGCCGTTGATATAA
- a CDS encoding aldehyde dehydrogenase family protein, producing MRQHFIHNQWVGSGETIDVVDPSTGEVFDAILRGTSADVDAAVRSAREAFQGEFGRLTAAERGRLLLKLSAKLQEHAEELAQIEARDCGKPLKQARADAAAIARYFEFYGGAADKLMGDTIPYQNGYTVLTVREPYGVCAAIVPWNYPMQIFGRSVGGALAAGNAVVVKPAEDACLSLLRVAELAREVGFPAGALNIVTGYGHEAGAELVAHPGVDHVSFTGSPNVGKLVVKAAIENHTPVTTELGGKSPQIVFEDADLEAMLPVVVNAIVQNAGQTCSAGSRLLVQRSIYEKVIGLLSERFGQLQVGSSQMDLDCGPLIRKSQQVRVKAFLDEAARDGLQVAAQGRLAAGVPANGFYQVPTLVRDVPITHRLAQEEVFGPVIAAAAFDTEEEAIALANGTAFGLVTSVWTRDGGRQMRVARKVRAGQVFINNYGAGGGIELPFGGYKASGHGREKGFEALYGFTQLKTISMRHD from the coding sequence ATGCGCCAGCATTTCATTCACAACCAATGGGTAGGCTCGGGTGAGACTATCGACGTGGTTGATCCATCCACCGGAGAAGTCTTCGACGCCATCCTGCGCGGCACCAGCGCCGACGTCGATGCGGCTGTCCGCTCGGCCCGCGAGGCCTTCCAGGGCGAGTTCGGCAGGCTCACCGCAGCCGAGCGTGGGCGCTTGCTGCTCAAGCTCTCGGCCAAGCTGCAGGAGCATGCCGAGGAACTCGCCCAGATCGAGGCACGCGACTGCGGCAAGCCGCTCAAGCAGGCGCGCGCGGATGCCGCAGCGATCGCCCGCTACTTCGAGTTCTATGGCGGAGCCGCCGACAAGCTGATGGGGGACACCATTCCCTACCAGAACGGCTACACCGTGCTGACCGTCCGCGAGCCCTACGGCGTCTGTGCAGCCATCGTGCCCTGGAACTACCCGATGCAGATCTTCGGCCGCAGCGTGGGCGGTGCGCTGGCGGCGGGCAATGCCGTCGTGGTCAAGCCTGCGGAGGACGCCTGCCTTTCACTGCTGCGCGTGGCGGAACTGGCGCGTGAAGTGGGCTTTCCGGCGGGGGCGCTCAACATCGTGACCGGCTACGGTCACGAGGCCGGTGCCGAACTCGTGGCGCACCCGGGCGTGGACCATGTTTCGTTCACCGGCTCGCCCAACGTCGGCAAGCTGGTGGTGAAGGCCGCCATCGAGAACCACACGCCCGTCACCACGGAGCTTGGCGGCAAGTCGCCACAGATCGTGTTCGAGGATGCGGATCTCGAAGCCATGCTGCCCGTGGTCGTCAATGCCATCGTGCAGAACGCGGGACAGACCTGCTCGGCAGGCAGCCGCCTGCTGGTGCAGCGCAGCATCTACGAGAAGGTGATCGGGCTTCTGTCCGAGCGCTTTGGACAGCTGCAGGTGGGCTCGTCGCAGATGGACCTCGATTGCGGCCCGCTGATCCGCAAGAGCCAGCAGGTGCGCGTCAAGGCATTCCTCGACGAAGCTGCCCGGGACGGGCTGCAGGTGGCAGCGCAGGGACGATTGGCGGCAGGTGTGCCGGCAAACGGGTTCTACCAGGTTCCCACGCTGGTGCGCGATGTGCCGATCACGCACCGCCTTGCGCAGGAGGAGGTGTTTGGCCCGGTGATCGCCGCAGCGGCCTTTGATACCGAGGAGGAGGCGATCGCGCTTGCCAACGGTACGGCCTTCGGCCTGGTGACCAGTGTCTGGACACGCGACGGCGGCCGGCAGATGCGCGTGGCGCGCAAGGTCAGGGCAGGACAGGTGTTCATCAACAACTATGGCGCGGGCGGCGGCATCGAACTGCCATTCGGAGGCTACAAGGCCAGCGGCCATGGGCGTGAGAAGGGCTTCGAGGCACTCTACGGGTTCACGCAGCTCAAGACAATCTCGATGCGGCACGACTGA
- a CDS encoding C40 family peptidase, producing the protein MSRWFCLLLLACANASFAAPTNSTADDMERILAERGLISQLQDVRHDMADRTTELVSTAMGFIGVPYRRGGNSAETGFDCSGFVRSIFEQVKGLALPRVAKEQAAATEVIDKKDLRPGDLVFFNTMRRAFSHVGIYLGDGKFIHAPRSGASVRVEDMSISYWTKRFNGARRVTDEEAQDDISKLIQAK; encoded by the coding sequence ATGTCCCGTTGGTTTTGCTTACTGTTACTCGCGTGCGCAAATGCGTCCTTTGCCGCACCAACAAACTCCACCGCTGATGACATGGAGCGCATTCTGGCCGAACGTGGCCTGATTTCCCAGCTTCAGGATGTTCGCCACGATATGGCGGACAGAACGACCGAACTCGTTTCCACCGCCATGGGCTTCATCGGAGTGCCCTATCGCCGCGGTGGCAACAGTGCGGAAACCGGATTCGACTGCAGCGGCTTCGTTCGCAGCATTTTCGAGCAGGTCAAGGGCCTTGCCCTGCCACGCGTCGCCAAGGAACAGGCTGCTGCCACCGAGGTCATCGACAAGAAGGATTTGCGCCCCGGCGATCTGGTGTTCTTCAACACCATGCGTCGTGCGTTCAGCCATGTCGGCATCTACCTCGGAGACGGTAAATTCATCCATGCACCGCGCTCCGGCGCCTCGGTGCGTGTCGAGGATATGAGCATCTCGTACTGGACCAAGCGCTTCAACGGAGCCCGCCGGGTGACCGATGAGGAAGCCCAGGACGACATCTCCAAGCTGATTCAGGCCAAGTAA
- a CDS encoding propionate--CoA ligase, giving the protein MVSFSDFYRRSIEDRDAFWSEQADSIEWQTRPRQICDYSEPPFARWFAGGTTNLCHNAVDRHLADRAQQNALIAISTETNTERAYSYAELHAEVQRMAACLQALGVKQGDRVLIYMPMIAEAAFAMLACARIGAIHSVVFGGFASSSLASRIEDAEPTVIVSADAGSRGGKVVAYKPLLDEAIELSAHKPQAVLLVDRGLAPAAMRAGRDHDWAALRSRHIDAKVPCAWVDSTHTSYTLYTSGTTGKPKGVQRDTGGYAVALASSMRHIFDAKPGDTYFCTSDIGWVVGHSYIIYGPLLAGMATVMYEGLPIRPDAGIWWSIVEKYKVTHMFSAPTAVRVLKKQDPEYLRRYDISSLRGLWLAGEPLDEPTAQWISQSLQVPIIDNYWQTETGWPILTLCNGVEKQTSRFGSPGRAVYGYNVKLIDETNGEELLGPDQKGVLAIEGPLPPGCLQTVWRNDERFVNTYWKSIPGRLIYSTFDWGIRDKDGYYFILGRTDDVINVAGHRLGTREIEECISGSANIAEVAVVGVADSLKGQVAMAFAVVRDASGLTDDAARLKYEGEIMKHVDSQLGAVARPARVFFVNALPKTRSGKLLRRTLQAIAEKRDPGDITTMEDPTALQQIKELLG; this is encoded by the coding sequence ATGGTGAGTTTTTCGGATTTCTATCGTCGCTCCATCGAGGATCGAGATGCCTTCTGGTCGGAGCAGGCCGACAGCATCGAATGGCAAACTCGGCCGCGGCAGATCTGCGACTACAGCGAGCCTCCGTTTGCACGCTGGTTCGCCGGCGGCACCACCAATCTGTGCCACAACGCCGTGGACCGCCATCTGGCCGATCGCGCCCAGCAGAACGCGCTGATTGCCATCTCCACCGAGACCAACACCGAGCGCGCCTACAGCTATGCCGAGCTGCATGCCGAAGTGCAACGCATGGCTGCCTGCCTGCAGGCCCTGGGAGTGAAGCAGGGCGATCGCGTCCTGATCTACATGCCGATGATTGCCGAGGCGGCCTTCGCCATGCTGGCGTGCGCCCGTATCGGTGCCATCCACTCCGTGGTGTTCGGCGGCTTCGCATCGTCATCGCTGGCCTCGCGCATCGAGGATGCCGAGCCCACCGTGATCGTTTCGGCCGACGCGGGCTCGCGCGGCGGCAAGGTGGTGGCCTACAAGCCGCTGCTTGACGAGGCCATCGAGTTGTCCGCCCACAAGCCTCAGGCGGTGCTGCTGGTCGATCGCGGCCTCGCACCGGCTGCCATGCGAGCAGGGCGCGACCACGACTGGGCGGCGCTGCGCAGCAGGCACATCGATGCGAAGGTTCCCTGTGCGTGGGTGGACAGCACCCACACCAGCTATACGCTCTACACCAGCGGCACCACGGGCAAGCCCAAGGGGGTGCAGCGCGACACGGGAGGCTATGCCGTGGCCCTCGCGTCCAGCATGCGGCACATCTTCGACGCAAAGCCCGGCGATACCTATTTCTGCACCAGCGACATCGGCTGGGTGGTGGGGCACAGCTACATCATCTATGGCCCGCTGCTTGCCGGCATGGCGACGGTCATGTACGAGGGCCTGCCGATCCGCCCGGATGCTGGCATCTGGTGGAGCATCGTCGAAAAGTACAAGGTCACGCACATGTTCTCGGCGCCGACCGCGGTACGCGTGCTCAAGAAGCAGGATCCCGAATATCTCAGGCGCTACGACATCTCCAGCCTGCGCGGGCTCTGGCTTGCCGGCGAGCCGCTGGACGAGCCCACGGCCCAGTGGATCAGCCAGTCGCTGCAGGTGCCCATCATCGACAACTACTGGCAGACGGAAACCGGCTGGCCCATCCTCACGCTGTGCAATGGCGTGGAGAAGCAGACCTCGCGCTTCGGCAGCCCGGGTCGTGCCGTGTATGGCTACAACGTCAAGCTGATCGACGAGACCAATGGCGAAGAGCTGCTTGGGCCGGACCAGAAGGGCGTGCTCGCCATCGAGGGACCGCTGCCGCCCGGATGCCTGCAAACGGTGTGGCGCAACGACGAGCGCTTTGTGAACACCTACTGGAAGAGCATTCCAGGCCGGCTGATCTACAGCACCTTCGACTGGGGCATCCGTGACAAGGACGGCTACTACTTCATTCTGGGTCGCACCGACGACGTGATCAACGTGGCGGGACACCGCCTCGGCACGCGCGAGATAGAGGAGTGCATCTCGGGCAGCGCCAACATTGCCGAGGTGGCGGTCGTGGGCGTCGCCGATTCGCTCAAGGGGCAGGTGGCCATGGCATTCGCCGTGGTGCGCGACGCGTCGGGCCTCACCGACGATGCCGCGCGGCTGAAGTACGAGGGCGAGATCATGAAGCATGTGGACAGCCAGCTCGGCGCGGTGGCGCGCCCGGCACGCGTGTTCTTCGTGAATGCGCTGCCCAAGACACGCAGCGGCAAGCTGCTGCGACGTACATTGCAGGCCATTGCCGAGAAGCGCGATCCGGGCGATATCACCACCATGGAAGACCCGACAGCCCTGCAGCAGATCAAGGAGTTGCTGGGCTGA
- a CDS encoding DEAD/DEAH box helicase, whose amino-acid sequence MTLSRGDGLLGMRPQGKMGPRGDAVTVAQIDWTYSGTDDHGNGVRWHTPAPTSVLQPRAPREQVSEDGRLRIERDPAAERDAMDRVWTLGLIPLDASHLQWRHPDAAQEFGPLWTLPQEAMFADFWSDTLPALRAEGWDIDVRPGFAHESVAVQRWHLQLDPADGQVLARRVAGDFDPKEEPVQPLGLARREGAWLLSLGIEIEGVRIDLVPLLAHLIARDTRWLSAEHIDSVDDNTMIRLRAPGGRHIDAPAGPLKAILRTMVDLIMDPTRRQRSDGEPISIPDWDVRRIEALRTALLQTGRVAPDNQWQLEGDAGLAQLSARLKRQGVPQPVPVPGGLGITLRNYQIEGLAWLQYLRAQHLGGILADEMGLGKTAQALAHVLIEKQSGRLDHPALVVMPTSLVFNWLAEARHVAPDLRVLELTGPDRARRMLDVQAHDLVITTYPLAWRDVDALAAQAWHLLILDEAQMVKNAGSRTARALRRIRAPHLLCLTGTPLENHLGELWAQFDFLMPGFLGDPHTFGRRWRKPIEENGETLRAQLLAQRVAPFILRRRKSDVAKELPPRTDMTVRVELQGRQRELYEAVRTACDKEVRRVLKAQDWGNAAQIAILDALLKLRQVCCDPRLIKGTSVHPDTERAKLTHLAEMLPELVEEGRRILVFSQFTSMLRLVAEMLDAHGLSYLMLTGRTSPDEREHVVARFQRADGDAPPILLASLKAGGTGLNLTAADTVIHLDPWWNPAVQEQATARAHRIGQTQPVFVYRLVVQGSIEERMLELQERKRVLAQGVLGSDAAGAIKFSPAELAGLLAPLSEPANNPLEIFSADTRRWGGTGRRGRF is encoded by the coding sequence ATGACACTGAGCCGTGGAGACGGGCTGCTCGGCATGCGGCCACAAGGGAAGATGGGACCACGCGGGGACGCCGTCACCGTGGCGCAGATCGACTGGACATACAGCGGCACCGATGACCATGGCAATGGTGTCCGATGGCACACCCCGGCCCCCACCTCCGTTCTGCAGCCGCGTGCGCCACGTGAACAGGTTTCCGAGGATGGGCGGCTTCGCATCGAGCGCGACCCGGCTGCGGAACGCGACGCCATGGACCGGGTGTGGACGCTGGGCCTGATTCCGCTGGACGCCTCGCATCTGCAGTGGCGGCACCCGGATGCCGCACAGGAATTCGGGCCGCTTTGGACATTGCCTCAGGAGGCCATGTTCGCGGATTTCTGGTCCGACACCCTGCCGGCACTGCGCGCTGAAGGATGGGACATCGACGTGCGTCCCGGTTTTGCGCATGAGAGCGTCGCAGTGCAGCGCTGGCATCTGCAACTCGACCCGGCGGACGGACAAGTGCTTGCCAGGCGCGTCGCAGGTGACTTCGACCCGAAGGAAGAGCCTGTGCAGCCGCTGGGTCTTGCTCGCCGAGAAGGCGCATGGCTGCTGAGCCTGGGCATCGAGATCGAGGGCGTTCGCATCGATCTGGTCCCCTTGCTCGCCCACCTGATCGCGCGTGATACCCGCTGGCTTTCCGCCGAGCACATCGACAGCGTTGACGACAACACGATGATCCGCCTGCGCGCCCCTGGCGGCCGGCACATCGATGCCCCCGCCGGGCCGCTCAAGGCCATTCTTCGCACCATGGTCGACCTGATCATGGATCCGACCCGCCGGCAGCGCAGCGATGGCGAGCCGATCTCCATTCCCGACTGGGATGTACGCCGCATCGAGGCACTGCGCACCGCGCTGCTGCAGACCGGGCGCGTTGCGCCCGACAACCAGTGGCAACTGGAAGGCGACGCGGGTCTCGCACAGCTCTCCGCGCGGCTGAAGAGGCAAGGCGTGCCGCAGCCCGTGCCCGTGCCGGGCGGCCTGGGCATCACACTGCGCAACTACCAGATCGAAGGGCTGGCATGGCTGCAGTACCTGCGCGCCCAGCACCTGGGCGGCATCCTTGCCGACGAAATGGGCCTTGGCAAGACCGCGCAGGCGCTCGCGCATGTCCTGATCGAGAAGCAGTCGGGCCGCCTGGATCACCCCGCCCTGGTGGTGATGCCTACCTCGCTCGTCTTCAACTGGCTGGCCGAGGCGCGGCATGTCGCGCCGGACCTGCGGGTGCTCGAACTCACCGGCCCGGATCGTGCCCGGCGCATGCTCGACGTGCAGGCGCATGACCTCGTCATCACCACCTATCCACTGGCATGGCGCGACGTCGATGCGCTGGCGGCACAGGCCTGGCATCTGCTGATCCTGGACGAGGCACAGATGGTCAAGAACGCCGGAAGCCGTACCGCCCGTGCGCTGCGCCGCATTCGCGCACCTCATCTGCTGTGCCTGACAGGCACTCCTCTGGAGAACCACCTGGGCGAACTGTGGGCCCAGTTCGATTTCCTCATGCCGGGCTTTCTTGGCGACCCGCATACCTTCGGCCGCCGCTGGCGCAAGCCGATCGAGGAGAACGGCGAGACGCTGCGCGCGCAATTGCTCGCGCAGCGCGTGGCACCCTTCATCCTGCGGCGGCGCAAGAGCGATGTGGCCAAGGAACTGCCGCCACGCACCGACATGACCGTGCGCGTGGAATTGCAGGGTCGCCAGCGCGAGCTGTATGAGGCGGTACGCACCGCATGCGACAAGGAGGTGCGCCGGGTGCTCAAGGCGCAGGACTGGGGCAACGCTGCCCAGATCGCTATTCTTGATGCGCTGCTCAAGTTGCGGCAGGTGTGCTGCGACCCGCGATTGATCAAGGGCACCAGCGTTCACCCCGATACCGAGCGGGCCAAGCTCACGCATCTTGCAGAGATGCTGCCCGAACTGGTCGAGGAGGGTCGGCGCATTCTGGTGTTCTCGCAGTTCACCTCGATGCTGCGGCTTGTGGCCGAAATGCTCGATGCCCATGGCCTGTCCTATCTGATGCTCACGGGACGGACATCACCCGACGAGCGCGAGCATGTCGTTGCACGCTTTCAGCGCGCGGACGGTGACGCCCCGCCGATCCTGCTGGCCAGCCTCAAGGCCGGTGGCACAGGGTTGAATCTCACGGCGGCGGATACCGTGATCCATCTCGATCCCTGGTGGAATCCTGCCGTGCAGGAGCAGGCCACGGCTCGCGCCCACCGGATCGGCCAGACGCAGCCCGTATTCGTCTACCGGCTGGTGGTTCAGGGCAGCATCGAGGAACGCATGCTGGAATTGCAAGAGCGCAAACGCGTTCTCGCGCAGGGCGTGCTGGGGAGCGACGCCGCGGGGGCCATCAAATTCAGCCCCGCTGAACTGGCCGGCCTGCTTGCGCCATTGAGCGAGCCCGCCAACAATCCGCTTGAGATCTTTTCGGCGGACACGAGGCGCTGGGGCGGTACAGGCCGCCGAGGACGCTTCTGA
- a CDS encoding EVE domain-containing protein yields MTTAASSATHSRRYWLMKSEPEECSIDDALAATHSTVQWTGVRNYQARNFMRDDMRIGDGVLFYHSSCPEPGIAGIAEIASGTRSDPTQFNPESPYFDPKADPDKPRWLLLDVKALRKTRLLSLAELREHPELAQLKVLQRGNRLSITEVDEADWKRVLDLLK; encoded by the coding sequence ATGACCACCGCCGCTTCTTCCGCAACACATTCCCGACGGTACTGGCTGATGAAATCGGAGCCCGAGGAATGCTCCATCGACGACGCACTGGCAGCGACCCATTCCACGGTGCAATGGACCGGCGTGCGCAACTACCAGGCGCGCAATTTCATGCGCGACGACATGCGGATCGGCGACGGCGTGCTGTTCTATCACTCGAGCTGTCCTGAACCCGGTATCGCAGGCATCGCGGAAATTGCCTCGGGCACGCGCTCCGACCCCACCCAGTTCAACCCCGAGTCGCCCTACTTCGACCCCAAGGCCGACCCGGACAAGCCGCGTTGGCTGCTGCTGGACGTGAAGGCGCTGCGCAAGACGCGCCTGCTGAGCCTGGCCGAGCTTCGAGAGCACCCCGAGCTGGCCCAGCTCAAGGTGCTGCAGCGCGGCAACCGCCTGTCGATCACCGAGGTGGACGAGGCGGACTGGAAGCGTGTGCTCGACCTGCTGAAGTAG